In one window of Tumebacillus sp. BK434 DNA:
- a CDS encoding MFS transporter — protein MNSKLVRNNVWLIYAYTFATGLFFDRALWVLFLVERGMNMAQVGLLESLLHVAILLFEVPTGIVADLYGRRKSMLIGTFISLFYALFMMISGNFFTFTLAFALMGLSATFKTGASQALLYETLQAGGRESSYTKIMGNETALFLLSLSIAQWTGGLMAGVSWTVVYTSIIIAQLVAMALVFFVKEPERVHHSEEREQTGKKSTWQLWAGQFADTLSIWKKEPSLRKPVVLFVAVVTIITVVIFYAQEHFKRQGFTTGEIGFIFMAEALLSALAAKLAHRVESKIQFSKLFQGIYFGFLVLLLIFAVLKGWIAVLLLYAMGMLSTGLEPIFSNFVQAKLTAQVRATFFSMISLLTSFGIMLIFPLFGAVVDVIGFTYSFAGLAVLLVLMRMVIRRPAAV, from the coding sequence ATGAATTCAAAATTGGTTCGCAACAACGTCTGGCTGATCTACGCCTACACGTTTGCGACCGGACTGTTTTTTGACCGTGCGCTCTGGGTCTTGTTCTTAGTCGAGCGCGGGATGAATATGGCGCAGGTCGGCTTGCTGGAATCACTCCTGCATGTGGCGATCCTGCTGTTCGAAGTGCCGACCGGCATCGTCGCCGACCTCTACGGACGGCGCAAAAGCATGTTGATCGGCACGTTTATCTCGCTGTTTTATGCGCTGTTCATGATGATCTCCGGCAACTTTTTCACCTTTACGCTCGCCTTCGCCCTGATGGGGCTGTCAGCCACGTTCAAGACCGGCGCGTCGCAGGCCCTGCTCTATGAAACGCTGCAGGCCGGGGGCCGGGAGAGCAGCTACACGAAGATCATGGGCAACGAGACCGCTCTGTTCCTGCTGTCGCTGTCGATCGCGCAGTGGACGGGCGGCTTGATGGCCGGGGTGAGCTGGACGGTGGTCTACACTTCGATCATCATCGCGCAACTCGTGGCGATGGCGCTGGTCTTCTTCGTCAAAGAGCCGGAGCGGGTACACCATTCGGAGGAACGGGAGCAGACGGGGAAAAAGTCGACCTGGCAGCTGTGGGCCGGGCAGTTCGCCGACACGCTGTCGATCTGGAAAAAGGAGCCTTCGCTGCGCAAGCCGGTCGTGCTGTTCGTGGCGGTGGTGACGATCATCACCGTCGTGATCTTCTACGCGCAGGAGCATTTCAAAAGGCAAGGGTTTACGACGGGCGAGATCGGGTTCATCTTCATGGCCGAAGCGCTGCTCAGCGCGCTGGCGGCGAAACTGGCGCATCGGGTGGAAAGCAAGATCCAATTTTCCAAGCTGTTTCAAGGGATCTATTTCGGATTTCTGGTCTTGCTGCTGATCTTCGCGGTGCTCAAAGGCTGGATCGCCGTCTTGCTGCTCTATGCGATGGGGATGCTGTCGACCGGGCTTGAACCGATCTTCTCCAACTTCGTGCAGGCCAAGCTGACCGCACAGGTGCGGGCGACCTTTTTCTCGATGATCTCGCTGTTGACCTCGTTTGGCATCATGCTGATCTTCCCGCTGTTCGGCGCGGTGGTCGACGTGATCGGCTTCACCTACTCATTCGCCGGGCTGGCTGTGCTGCTGGTCTTGATGCGCATGGTGATCCGCCGACCGGCTGCTGTATAA
- a CDS encoding MFS transporter, which produces MASNLFTVLKIRDFRLLWLGLIVSNLGTWAQLYAEQWYIFSFHNSATDVSLLIFTQALPNILFMLIGGILADRFNRRKLLFFTQGAQAVLTLLLAVLITFNVMELYLYYTINFLYGLLIGLDLPARRSIVPNIVPAEQLSKALSVYNATFQLALFAGPVIGSALVALFGYKMVFYINFLSFSAILYAIWQMKIPDKIQDVSVKPTLFSELKHAGEAFRMQRVLLTMVILNFLFIALGRIDYLFPSISDNLLHLGVETAGWLNSSLGIGYVVGSVICGTFDQYFKRNVFGTIIFNVAALCLTTWVIAVSPFLWLDCLALFIRAAAASIGGIVIATALQMTAPDQHMGKVMGVQSAVVSAAQLISFPVGLLTDWLGIFTVLQVLVIGNLLIFGYVLLTRRQVNAMPMSNFPSSAK; this is translated from the coding sequence ATGGCTTCCAATCTGTTTACCGTCCTGAAAATCCGCGATTTCCGTCTGCTCTGGCTGGGGCTGATCGTCTCCAACCTTGGAACATGGGCGCAGCTCTATGCGGAGCAATGGTATATTTTCTCCTTCCATAACTCCGCGACGGACGTCTCGCTGCTGATCTTTACGCAGGCCTTGCCAAACATTCTGTTCATGCTCATCGGCGGGATCCTTGCCGACCGTTTCAATCGGCGGAAACTCTTGTTCTTTACGCAAGGAGCGCAAGCAGTTCTGACCTTGCTGCTCGCCGTGTTGATCACGTTCAACGTGATGGAGCTCTACTTGTACTATACGATCAACTTTTTGTATGGTTTGCTGATCGGGCTGGATCTTCCTGCCCGGCGCTCGATCGTGCCGAACATCGTGCCGGCCGAGCAATTGTCCAAAGCGCTGTCAGTCTATAATGCAACCTTTCAGTTGGCGCTGTTTGCCGGGCCGGTCATCGGCTCTGCGCTGGTTGCTCTGTTTGGATACAAAATGGTGTTCTACATAAACTTCTTGAGCTTCTCGGCGATCCTCTATGCGATCTGGCAGATGAAGATACCGGACAAAATTCAGGACGTGAGCGTCAAGCCGACCCTGTTTTCCGAACTGAAACATGCGGGGGAAGCGTTTCGAATGCAGCGGGTGCTGCTGACGATGGTCATTCTTAACTTTTTGTTTATTGCCTTGGGACGGATCGACTATCTGTTCCCTTCGATCTCCGACAACCTGCTCCATCTTGGTGTGGAAACGGCCGGCTGGCTGAACTCGTCATTGGGCATCGGTTATGTGGTGGGGTCGGTGATCTGCGGAACATTCGATCAGTATTTCAAACGAAATGTCTTCGGCACCATCATCTTCAATGTAGCCGCGCTGTGCCTGACCACATGGGTGATCGCTGTCTCGCCTTTTTTATGGCTGGACTGTCTGGCGCTCTTCATACGGGCAGCCGCAGCATCCATTGGCGGGATCGTGATCGCTACCGCTTTGCAAATGACCGCCCCGGATCAGCACATGGGGAAGGTGATGGGAGTGCAGAGCGCCGTCGTTTCTGCCGCACAGCTGATTTCCTTCCCGGTGGGCTTGCTGACAGACTGGCTGGGCATATTCACAGTCTTGCAGGTGCTGGTGATCGGCAACTTGCTGATCTTTGGGTATGTGCTGCTCACCCGCAGGCAAGTGAATGCCATGCCGATGTCCAATTTCCCAAGTTCGGCCAAGTAG
- a CDS encoding TerC family protein produces the protein MLADSFAAELIKLILINIVLSCDNALLIALVCRNLPAQLQKKAFWWGSMGTVVLKVALTFIAARLLEIPFLQAAGGVLLVYIAISLLRQEHEQTQAQSRQSTLWSAVKTIMIADLVMSVDNTVAVAAVAGGDLLLIGIGLLVSVPVIMFGAGLVTRIMHRYPYVITLAAAFLGYTAWELVREDRFVGPYLTTHLTQAEAFIPWLLVAAFLLYGRKQQNRVVSVPFSRK, from the coding sequence ATGCTCGCCGATTCATTTGCAGCCGAACTGATCAAACTCATCCTGATCAACATCGTGCTCAGCTGTGACAACGCCTTGCTGATCGCGCTCGTCTGCCGCAACCTGCCCGCCCAGCTGCAGAAAAAAGCGTTCTGGTGGGGAAGCATGGGGACGGTGGTGTTAAAAGTCGCCTTGACCTTTATCGCGGCCAGGCTGTTGGAGATCCCCTTCCTGCAGGCGGCAGGCGGGGTGCTGCTCGTCTACATCGCGATCTCCCTGCTCCGCCAAGAGCATGAGCAAACACAGGCCCAAAGCCGGCAGTCCACCCTGTGGAGCGCCGTGAAAACGATCATGATCGCCGACCTCGTGATGAGCGTCGACAACACGGTCGCCGTCGCCGCCGTTGCCGGTGGAGACCTGCTGTTGATCGGGATCGGGCTGCTCGTCTCCGTCCCGGTGATCATGTTTGGCGCCGGCCTCGTGACCCGGATCATGCACCGTTACCCCTACGTGATCACCCTCGCCGCCGCCTTCCTCGGCTACACCGCCTGGGAGCTGGTCCGCGAAGACCGCTTCGTCGGCCCCTATCTCACCACCCACCTCACCCAAGCGGAAGCGTTCATCCCCTGGCTGCTCGTCGCAGCGTTCCTGTTGTACGGACGGAAGCAGCAAAACCGCGTGGTCAGCGTGCCGTTTTCAAGAAAATAA
- a CDS encoding radical SAM protein → MKHTITHKKPSKLLNPASGYLTGYSHTLNPYTGCSYACSYCYVRQMPVALFRGEAWGTWIDVKTEAAAKLNKELQNARQKGPVTIFMSSSTDPYQPLEAQEKVTRSLLETMVEHPPDFLFVQTRSPLVARDLDLFQALKDRIRVSVTVETDRDDIRKLFSPQAPPIPARLKALQTLADAGIPVQATIAPVLPSSDHFARTLAGIVSRVCLDDFFMGDGSGGKRTERLRIGDMYHEHGFEDWYSRDAYLRVLHRLQAEFPPDTIFISQQGFLP, encoded by the coding sequence GTGAAACACACGATCACCCATAAAAAGCCGTCCAAGCTCCTCAACCCGGCGAGCGGCTATCTCACCGGCTACAGCCACACCCTCAACCCGTACACCGGCTGCTCCTATGCCTGCTCCTACTGCTACGTCCGCCAGATGCCGGTGGCGCTGTTTCGGGGCGAAGCGTGGGGCACCTGGATCGATGTCAAAACGGAAGCGGCCGCCAAGCTGAACAAAGAGCTGCAGAACGCCCGCCAAAAAGGCCCGGTCACCATCTTCATGTCTTCCAGCACCGACCCGTACCAGCCGCTCGAAGCGCAGGAAAAAGTCACCCGGAGCTTGCTGGAAACGATGGTGGAGCATCCGCCCGACTTCTTGTTCGTCCAGACCCGCAGCCCGCTCGTCGCCCGCGACCTCGACCTGTTTCAGGCGCTAAAGGATCGCATTCGCGTCTCGGTCACCGTCGAGACCGACCGCGACGACATCCGCAAGCTCTTCTCGCCGCAAGCCCCGCCGATCCCTGCCCGGCTCAAAGCTCTGCAAACGCTCGCCGACGCGGGCATCCCGGTGCAAGCGACGATCGCGCCCGTTTTGCCGAGCAGCGACCATTTCGCCCGCACGCTCGCCGGCATCGTCAGCCGCGTCTGCCTCGACGACTTCTTCATGGGCGACGGCAGCGGCGGCAAGCGCACTGAGCGACTGCGCATCGGGGACATGTACCATGAGCACGGCTTTGAGGACTGGTACAGCCGCGACGCTTATCTCCGTGTCCTGCACCGTCTGCAAGCCGAGTTTCCGCCGGATACGATCTTCATCTCCCAACAAGGCTTTCTCCCTTGA
- a CDS encoding M81 family metallopeptidase: MKKRVAIGMISHESNSFSPVSTPRSEWETWGLTAGADILTIWKGSHTPVGAFLDYAEQAGWEVIPTLAAQTLPSKPTDAQHYRWMKEQLLAPIEREQPDGVLLFMHGAMMAEGTDDVEGDICRAVKGIIGDRPLILAMDLHGNITPEMCAHCDGVFAFDTNPHIDLIERATEAAACMEQALLGTIRPVTAHADPPHRMLPPTINMRTAEGPMAELFALARQWEERPGILNVSVFGGFPYCDFSGAGLSIVATADGDSSLAAACATAIAAKAWEIRDQFLKEIPTYEAAVRQTLSLLADVNRPSGPIILADVADNPTGGGAADTTVLLHELLRCGVTGVAVACIHDPETVEQAISTGLNNTARFTIGGRSCPDYGAPLEVVGTVLALTDGRFTATSPVSRGEQDMGPTAVIETGGLKLVITTHRRACIDTAVFTSVGIDPAAMPVLVIKSRGHFRASFEPIASSILEVDAPGPANPSLHRFPYRNIPRPVWPLDEIAEEACCETHDHP, from the coding sequence ATGAAAAAACGCGTCGCCATCGGCATGATCAGCCACGAATCGAACAGCTTTTCCCCCGTATCCACCCCGCGCTCCGAATGGGAAACATGGGGTCTGACCGCAGGCGCAGACATTTTGACGATCTGGAAGGGGAGCCATACCCCCGTCGGCGCGTTTCTCGATTATGCGGAACAAGCAGGATGGGAAGTCATCCCCACTTTGGCTGCGCAGACACTGCCTTCCAAGCCGACCGATGCACAGCACTATCGGTGGATGAAAGAGCAGTTGCTCGCCCCCATCGAGCGCGAACAGCCGGACGGCGTACTCCTCTTCATGCACGGCGCGATGATGGCGGAAGGCACCGACGACGTCGAAGGCGACATCTGCCGGGCGGTGAAGGGCATCATCGGCGACCGGCCGCTGATCCTCGCCATGGACCTGCACGGCAACATCACACCGGAGATGTGCGCGCACTGTGACGGGGTCTTTGCCTTTGACACCAACCCGCACATCGACCTGATCGAGCGCGCCACCGAAGCTGCCGCCTGCATGGAGCAGGCCCTGCTCGGCACCATCCGCCCGGTCACCGCGCATGCCGATCCGCCGCACCGCATGCTCCCGCCGACGATCAACATGCGCACAGCAGAAGGTCCGATGGCCGAGCTGTTCGCCCTTGCCCGCCAGTGGGAGGAGCGACCGGGTATCTTAAACGTTTCCGTCTTCGGAGGTTTCCCGTACTGCGATTTTTCCGGTGCCGGTCTCTCCATCGTCGCCACCGCGGACGGCGACTCATCCCTCGCGGCCGCATGCGCCACCGCTATCGCCGCCAAAGCATGGGAGATCCGCGACCAATTTCTCAAAGAAATCCCCACTTACGAAGCGGCCGTCCGGCAAACGCTCTCTCTTTTGGCAGACGTCAACCGCCCCTCCGGCCCGATCATCCTCGCCGATGTCGCCGACAACCCGACCGGGGGAGGGGCTGCCGACACGACCGTCCTGCTCCACGAACTGCTGCGCTGCGGCGTCACAGGCGTTGCTGTCGCCTGCATCCACGACCCGGAGACGGTCGAGCAGGCCATCAGCACCGGCCTGAACAACACCGCCCGCTTCACCATCGGCGGCCGATCCTGCCCCGACTACGGCGCACCGCTGGAGGTCGTTGGCACCGTCCTCGCCCTCACCGACGGCCGCTTCACGGCGACCTCCCCGGTCAGCCGGGGCGAGCAAGACATGGGCCCGACCGCCGTCATCGAGACGGGCGGTCTGAAGCTCGTCATCACCACGCACCGCCGCGCCTGCATCGACACCGCCGTCTTCACCAGCGTCGGCATCGACCCGGCCGCGATGCCCGTGCTGGTCATCAAGTCCCGCGGCCATTTCCGCGCCTCCTTCGAGCCGATCGCCAGCTCCATCCTCGAAGTCGACGCGCCCGGCCCGGCCAACCCGAGCCTGCACCGCTTTCCCTACCGAAACATCCCGCGCCCGGTCTGGCCGCTCGACGAAATCGCAGAGGAGGCTTGCTGTGAAACACACGATCACCCATAA
- the purD gene encoding phosphoribosylamine--glycine ligase: MKVLVVGGGGREHAIIWKLAQSPRQPELYCAPGNPGIAELATCVNISAEDVTALADFAEQEGIELTVVGPEAALLLSIVDEFEQRGLRIYGPKKGAALIEGSKAFAKEVMAAKQVPTAGAAYFGSLDAAKEYVRAQGAPIVIKADGLAAGKGVVVAQTVEEAEAALDMMMKDKAFGDSGSQVVVEEFLTGPEATVMAFISGDTVKLMVPAQDHKPAYDGDQGPNTGGMGTYSPVPVVDAALLQEVEEKIIRPVIHFLANNGTPYKGTLYTGLMLTADGPKVIEFNARFGDPETQVVLPRLETDLLDIFNAVVDGTLADLDVTWSDRAAVCVIMAAGGYPADYEKGDLISGLETAGDNAVVFHAGTKRTDAGIVTNGGRVLGVTGFGTDLKAAQEEAYRTVEQIQFEGVHYRKDIAEKAFR; the protein is encoded by the coding sequence ATGAAAGTATTGGTAGTAGGCGGCGGTGGCCGCGAGCACGCGATCATTTGGAAACTGGCCCAGTCGCCCCGTCAGCCTGAGCTGTACTGCGCGCCGGGCAACCCGGGCATCGCCGAGCTGGCGACGTGCGTGAACATCTCCGCAGAAGACGTGACCGCACTGGCCGATTTTGCGGAACAGGAAGGCATTGAGCTTACTGTCGTCGGCCCGGAAGCGGCGCTCTTGCTCAGCATCGTCGATGAGTTCGAACAGCGCGGCTTGCGCATCTACGGCCCGAAAAAAGGTGCCGCGCTGATCGAAGGCTCGAAAGCGTTCGCTAAAGAAGTCATGGCGGCGAAGCAGGTGCCGACAGCGGGTGCGGCGTATTTTGGCTCGCTGGATGCGGCGAAAGAGTATGTCCGCGCCCAAGGCGCACCGATCGTGATCAAAGCGGACGGTCTCGCCGCGGGCAAAGGCGTCGTCGTGGCCCAGACGGTGGAAGAAGCGGAAGCCGCGCTGGACATGATGATGAAAGACAAGGCGTTCGGCGACTCCGGCTCGCAAGTGGTGGTCGAAGAGTTCCTGACCGGCCCGGAAGCGACCGTGATGGCGTTCATCTCCGGCGACACCGTCAAGCTGATGGTCCCGGCGCAAGATCACAAGCCGGCCTATGACGGCGACCAAGGCCCGAACACCGGAGGCATGGGCACCTACTCCCCGGTGCCGGTGGTCGATGCGGCGCTGCTGCAAGAGGTGGAAGAGAAGATCATCCGCCCGGTGATCCACTTCCTCGCCAACAACGGCACCCCGTACAAAGGCACCTTGTACACAGGCCTGATGCTCACCGCCGACGGCCCGAAAGTGATCGAGTTCAACGCCCGCTTCGGCGACCCGGAGACCCAAGTCGTGCTGCCGCGTCTCGAAACCGACCTCTTGGACATCTTCAACGCGGTCGTCGACGGCACGCTGGCCGACCTCGACGTAACGTGGAGCGACCGCGCGGCGGTCTGCGTGATCATGGCGGCGGGTGGCTATCCGGCCGATTACGAGAAAGGCGACCTGATCAGCGGCCTCGAGACTGCCGGTGACAACGCGGTCGTCTTCCACGCCGGCACCAAGCGGACCGACGCAGGCATTGTCACGAACGGCGGCCGAGTCCTTGGCGTCACTGGCTTCGGCACAGACCTGAAAGCGGCGCAGGAAGAAGCGTACCGCACCGTCGAGCAGATCCAGTTCGAAGGCGTGCATTACCGCAAAGACATCGCCGAAAAAGCGTTTCGCTAA
- the purH gene encoding bifunctional phosphoribosylaminoimidazolecarboxamide formyltransferase/IMP cyclohydrolase, with protein sequence MKRALISVSDKTGVVELAQALVRHDVEVVSTGGTHKLLQDAGVPVTNISDITGFPEIMDGRVKTLHPNIFGGLLAIRSNDEHMGAIGGLNIQPIDYVFVNLYPFQATIEKPNVSFEDAIENIDIGGPSMLRAAAKNYQDVAVVVDSSDYARIIDALDNNNPLSRDEKLALAAKVFRHTAAYDALISQYLSKATGEEFPERLTVTYEKVQDLRYGENPHQQAAFYAEPGAAHHTIAGAKQLHGKELSYNNINDANAALSIVQEFTEPAVVAIKHTNPCGVGIAENIYDAYIKAYEADPVSIFGGIVALNREVDAPTAQKMSELFLEIILAPSYTAEAMEILTQKKNLRVMTVAMTPQGGIPGLGEPRTTLKVQGGLLIQDLDLKAVTAADVQVVTKRQPTADELKQLLFAWKVVKHVKSNAIVLASEDRTIGVGAGQMNRVGAAKIAIEQAGELAKGAVLASDAFFPMADTVQAAAAAGVTAIIQPGGSIKDADSIAAADAAGIAMIFTSVRHFKH encoded by the coding sequence ATGAAACGCGCACTGATCTCAGTATCGGACAAGACGGGCGTCGTCGAGCTGGCGCAAGCGCTGGTCCGCCATGACGTGGAGGTCGTGTCCACCGGCGGCACGCATAAACTGCTCCAGGACGCGGGTGTGCCGGTCACGAACATCTCGGACATCACCGGCTTCCCGGAAATCATGGACGGCCGCGTGAAGACCCTGCATCCGAACATCTTCGGCGGCCTGCTGGCGATCCGCTCGAACGACGAGCACATGGGCGCAATCGGCGGCCTGAACATCCAGCCGATCGATTACGTCTTCGTCAACCTCTACCCGTTCCAGGCGACGATCGAGAAGCCGAACGTCTCGTTCGAAGACGCCATCGAAAACATCGACATCGGCGGCCCGTCGATGCTGCGCGCGGCGGCGAAAAACTATCAGGACGTCGCCGTCGTCGTCGACAGCAGCGACTATGCCCGCATCATCGACGCGCTCGACAACAACAACCCGCTGTCCCGCGATGAGAAACTCGCCCTGGCCGCGAAAGTATTCCGCCACACCGCCGCTTACGACGCGCTGATCTCCCAATACCTGTCCAAAGCGACCGGCGAGGAGTTCCCGGAGCGCCTGACTGTCACTTACGAAAAAGTGCAGGACCTGCGCTACGGCGAGAACCCGCACCAGCAAGCAGCGTTCTACGCCGAACCGGGCGCCGCGCACCACACCATCGCCGGGGCCAAACAGCTGCACGGCAAAGAGCTGTCCTACAACAACATCAACGACGCCAACGCGGCGCTCTCCATCGTGCAGGAGTTCACCGAACCGGCCGTCGTCGCGATCAAGCACACCAACCCGTGCGGCGTCGGCATCGCCGAGAACATCTATGATGCTTACATCAAAGCGTACGAGGCCGACCCGGTCTCGATCTTCGGCGGCATCGTTGCTCTGAACCGCGAAGTGGACGCCCCGACCGCGCAGAAGATGAGCGAGCTGTTCCTGGAGATCATCCTCGCGCCGTCCTACACGGCAGAGGCGATGGAGATTTTGACGCAAAAGAAAAATCTGCGCGTGATGACCGTGGCGATGACCCCGCAAGGCGGCATCCCGGGACTCGGCGAGCCGCGCACGACGCTGAAAGTGCAAGGCGGTCTGCTGATCCAAGACCTCGACCTGAAAGCGGTCACCGCAGCGGACGTGCAAGTGGTGACGAAGCGTCAACCGACCGCAGACGAGCTGAAGCAGTTGCTCTTCGCGTGGAAAGTGGTCAAACATGTCAAATCGAACGCCATCGTCCTCGCCAGCGAAGACCGCACGATCGGCGTTGGCGCAGGCCAAATGAACCGCGTCGGCGCGGCGAAGATCGCGATTGAGCAGGCAGGCGAACTGGCAAAAGGAGCCGTGCTGGCGTCCGACGCCTTTTTCCCGATGGCCGACACTGTGCAGGCGGCAGCAGCTGCCGGCGTGACGGCGATCATCCAGCCGGGCGGTTCGATCAAAGATGCCGATTCGATCGCAGCAGCCGATGCAGCGGGCATCGCGATGATCTTCACGTCTGTACGTCACTTCAAACACTAA
- the purN gene encoding phosphoribosylglycinamide formyltransferase — MAKFAIFASGSGSNAQVLINWVQEGKIDAELACLVCDRPGAKVIERAEAAEVPVLVYSPKEFDHKAAYEAQVVADLRTRGVEYIVLAGYLRICGPTFLEAYAGRTINLHPSLLPLFPGLHAIRDAFEAGVKYTGVTVHFIDEGVDTGPIIRQETVMIDPADSLESLAEKIHAAEHRVLPEVAAQFLTGQIRLVNGKIETENK; from the coding sequence ATGGCGAAGTTTGCAATTTTTGCATCAGGATCTGGGTCGAACGCCCAGGTCCTGATCAATTGGGTACAGGAAGGCAAGATCGACGCCGAACTGGCCTGTCTGGTCTGTGACCGGCCGGGGGCGAAAGTGATCGAACGAGCAGAGGCAGCGGAGGTTCCTGTGCTCGTTTATTCACCGAAAGAGTTTGATCACAAAGCGGCCTACGAGGCGCAAGTGGTGGCCGACCTGCGGACGCGCGGTGTGGAGTATATCGTGCTGGCGGGCTACCTGCGCATCTGCGGGCCGACTTTTTTGGAAGCGTACGCGGGGCGGACGATCAACCTGCACCCGTCCTTGCTGCCGCTGTTCCCAGGCCTGCACGCGATTCGCGATGCGTTCGAAGCGGGCGTGAAATACACCGGCGTCACCGTGCATTTTATCGACGAAGGCGTCGACACCGGCCCGATCATCCGCCAAGAGACGGTCATGATCGATCCCGCAGACAGCTTGGAGTCGCTGGCCGAGAAGATCCATGCGGCCGAGCACCGCGTGTTGCCGGAAGTGGCGGCGCAATTTTTGACCGGACAGATCCGGCTTGTGAACGGCAAGATCGAGACAGAGAACAAGTAG